GTCAGGGTGCACTCGGCATCGAGACCCGCACGGATGACGCTGAAACCATAGAGATCGTCCGCGTCATGAACGACAGCAACACTGAAATCTGCTGCCGTGCAGAGCGTGCGCTTCTCAGGCACCTCCAGGGTGGCTGCCAGATTCCGATCGGCTGTTATGGCTCATATATCAGCGGCACCTTGAAGCTTCTAGCTTTTGTTGGCTCTGTAGACGGTAAAACCGCCCTGCGCAATGAGCTGACCAAGCCGGTAAACACCCCGGAAGAGGCCGAGGCTGTCGGTATTGAGCTGGCTGAAGTTCTGCTTTCGATGGGCGCGGAGAAAATTCTCGCCGACATCCGCAAAACCCGCTGATGAAAACCGTTCTCGTTACACGCCCGAAGCATCAGGCCGAGCCTTTTGTGAGGGAACTTGCGCAGTACGGCCTGGACTCGGTTGTCTTTCCAACGATCGAGATCAGGCCGGTTACCGGCTGGAGCGTTCCTGATCTCACCAGATTCGCCGGTATCTTCTTTACCAGCCCCAACAGCGTCCAGTTCTTTCTCGAACGCTTGCTTGAAGAGTCTCCCGACGAACTGCCAAATCTTCAGCAGGCCCGCGTCTGGGCGGTCGGCAAAACCACTGGTGGCGATCTGGAGAAACATGGCGTCTCAATCGAGCCTCTTCCGAAGAGCGCTGACGCCGTCAGCCTCATGTCTGGCATCGACGCCAGCGAAATCGAAGGCAAAACCTTCCTCTTTGTTCGGGGTAGCCTCTCGCTCGGCACCATTCCCGAAGTCATCGCCAAACGCGGCGGCATCTGCGTCGAGCTGACCGTTTACGACAATATTCAGCCTTCACTCGAAGAGACCCAGAAAATCAAATCACTGCTCACAGAAGGCAAAATCGACTGCCTCTCGTTCACCAGTCCGTCAACTGCCATCAACTTCTTTGAAGCCATAGACTCAAAGGAAGTGCCGAGCGACGTACTCATCGCCGCCATCGGCACCACCACCTCCAGCGCACTCGAAAAGCTGGGTGTCAAGGTGGACATCATCCCCGAATACTTCGACGGCCCCAACTTCGCCAAAGCCATCGCCGCTGCCCTCAGCTGATTGCTTCTCTAAAAGAAACAGCACCTACTCCACATCCGGAATGTCATCGACATAACCCATGTGGATAGTCTCGCCTTCAGGTTCCCGCTCTTTGGTTTTATCAGGCGAAGCATCTGGCACCGCAGCCGCCTGCACGCGCTCTGTCATCTCTGAAAAAAGGGAAAGCTGCATGGCTTGCAAAGGAGATTCATAACTGCCGTTATCAGCATCTTCATCACCGGCAATGAACAATTCGGAACCGAGATCAACCGCTTCCTGTATTTTCTTGCGGGAATTTCTCCGCGAACGACCTCTCGGCGCGACAGCCATCATCTCCTTTTCGACCGATTCGCGGACGGCATCCTCGATCACGATGCGGAGAGACTTCATGAGCTGGAGATTGCCGCTCCGCTGTTCCAGAATTTCGCGGCGCAGGCTGTTGCCGAGCCGCTCGACCTCCTCGCGTTGCTTGCCGGGCCATCCGGTCGCAAGCATCGTGATGATGACGAGAAGCAGCAGAATGATGACCGCCAGCAGCAGAATCAGCAGGTTCATCGGGCGCGCTCCCCTTTGCCGATCGCCTCGATGAGCGCTTCGCCCATCGAGCGGTTCGCGCTGACGAGACCCTCGCCATCGATGATCGACCGACGGCCTCGATAATCGAAGCAACAACCTCCAGCTTCGGTGACGATAGGAATGACCGCCGCGCAATCCCACGGACTCATGATCTTGTCCACAGCAACCTCGGCCCGGCCCGACGCGACCAACATGTGGCCGTAGCAGTCGCCCCATCCGCGCACCAGTCCGGCACTCGAACGCAAAAGATCGACCGGATGGGTCGATGGTGGATCGAGTAGATACTCTTTCTCGGTGAAGACCACCGTGGCCGCCGCCGTTTCTGCGATAGCTGAAACCTGCACAGAGGAGCCATTCATGAAGGCCCCGGCGCCGATCTCGGCATGATAAAGCTCGCCGAGAGCTGGGAAATTGATAACGCCGAGACGAAGTACACCGTCCACTTCAAGCGCGATCATCACGCCATACAACGGCACGCCATGAATAAAGGAACGGGTGCCATCGATCGGATCGATGATCCAGCGCCGGCCGTTACCGGATGGACGCTCGTTAAACTCTTCGCCGAACAGGCCGTCACCGGGAAACTTTGCCGAGATGCCCTGCCGGATCAACTCCTCGGCCTTGCGGTCGGCCTCGGTCACCGGGGTATCATCGCGTTTTGAAAAAACCTGAAGCGACCTGCGCCCGAAATAATCGAGCGTCAGTTTGCCGGCCTTTTCAGCCAGTTCAAGCGCAAGCTGAAGGTCGGGAGTCATAGGCAAACGGTTCTGTCAAATGATTGATGCTGCAAATGATGACGTAAGATAATCAACTGAGGCCGAACCTAACGATATAGGCTGAAAAACACAAGGGCGCCTTCACGATGTTGACGGATTTTCTTATCTTCGTTTTTCTTCATAACAAAATCATTCCAGAACCATGAGCCAGCTCGACCTCCTCAATATTGTGCATCGCCCGAGAAGACTTCGCAGAACCGCAGCGCTCCGCAACCTTGTGCAGGAAAACACGCTGACGGTCAACGATCTTGTGTTCCCCCTGTTCGTCATGCCCGGCACCAACGCCGTTGAAGAGGTTCCATCCATGCCCGGCAGCTTCCGCTTCACCATCGACCGCGCTGTCGAAGAGTGCAAGGAGCTTTACGATCTCGGCATCCAGGCCATCGACCTGTTCGGCATTCCGGAAAAGAAAACCGAAGACGGCAGCGAAGCCTACAACGATAATGGCATTCTTCAGCAGGCTATCCGCGCCATCAAGAAGGCCGTGCCGGAGCTGTGCATCATGACCGACGTGGCGCTCGACCCGTTCACCCCCTTCGGCCACGACGGCCTGGTCAGGGACGGCATCATCCTGAACGACGAAACCGTCGAAGTGCTCCAGAAAATGGCCGTCTCCCACGCTGAGGCTGGCGCTGACTTCGTTTCTCCGAGCGACATGATGGACGGCCGCATCGGCGCCATCCGCGAAGCACTCGACGAATCTGACCACTCCGACGTGGGCATTCTCTCCTATGCCGCCAAGTACGCTTCGAGCTTCTACGGCCCGTTCCGCGACGCGCTGCACTCCGCCCCGCAGTTCGGTGACAAGAGCACCTACCAGATGAACCCGGCCAACACCGACGAGGCGATGAAAGAGGTCGAACTCGATATC
The nucleotide sequence above comes from Chlorobaculum tepidum TLS. Encoded proteins:
- the hemB gene encoding porphobilinogen synthase, yielding MSQLDLLNIVHRPRRLRRTAALRNLVQENTLTVNDLVFPLFVMPGTNAVEEVPSMPGSFRFTIDRAVEECKELYDLGIQAIDLFGIPEKKTEDGSEAYNDNGILQQAIRAIKKAVPELCIMTDVALDPFTPFGHDGLVRDGIILNDETVEVLQKMAVSHAEAGADFVSPSDMMDGRIGAIREALDESDHSDVGILSYAAKYASSFYGPFRDALHSAPQFGDKSTYQMNPANTDEAMKEVELDIIEGADIVMVKPGLAYLDIVWRTKERFDVPVAIYHVSGEYAMVKAAAANGWIDEERVMMESLLCMKRAGADIIFTYYAKEAAKKLR
- the hisN gene encoding histidinol-phosphatase, which encodes MTPDLQLALELAEKAGKLTLDYFGRRSLQVFSKRDDTPVTEADRKAEELIRQGISAKFPGDGLFGEEFNERPSGNGRRWIIDPIDGTRSFIHGVPLYGVMIALEVDGVLRLGVINFPALGELYHAEIGAGAFMNGSSVQVSAIAETAAATVVFTEKEYLLDPPSTHPVDLLRSSAGLVRGWGDCYGHMLVASGRAEVAVDKIMSPWDCAAVIPIVTEAGGCCFDYRGRRSIIDGEGLVSANRSMGEALIEAIGKGERAR
- a CDS encoding uroporphyrinogen-III synthase yields the protein MKTVLVTRPKHQAEPFVRELAQYGLDSVVFPTIEIRPVTGWSVPDLTRFAGIFFTSPNSVQFFLERLLEESPDELPNLQQARVWAVGKTTGGDLEKHGVSIEPLPKSADAVSLMSGIDASEIEGKTFLFVRGSLSLGTIPEVIAKRGGICVELTVYDNIQPSLEETQKIKSLLTEGKIDCLSFTSPSTAINFFEAIDSKEVPSDVLIAAIGTTTSSALEKLGVKVDIIPEYFDGPNFAKAIAAALS